CATCGTCGCCCCCATCGCGAGGTGGGCGCCGCGCCAGCGGCGGCGCAGGCGGCGGTCGTGGCTGACGACGACGAGGGCGCCCGGGTAGCCGGCCAGCGCGGTCTCCAGGTCCTCGACCAGCGCGGGGGACAGGTGGTTGGTGGGCTCGTCGAGCAGCAGGACGTCCGACGGTTCGCCGAGCAGGCGCGCCAGCGCGAGCCGCTGCCGCTGCCCGGTGGACAGCCGGCCGACCGGCACCGTGAACAGGCCGGCGTCGAACAGGCCGAGGGAGCGCAGCCGGTCGGCGTGCTCGGCGGGCGCGCCGGGGCGGCCGCGCGCGAAGGCCGCCAGCAGCGTCTCGTCCGGTCTCCCGGGGCGCGGGTCCTGCGGGAGGTGGCCGATCCGTCCGCGCCGGGTCACGGCACCGCCGTCGGGGACGAGCCGTCCCGCGAGGACGTGCAGCAGGGTGCTCTTCCCCGCCCCGTTCGCCCCCGTGACCAGCAGGTGCTCGCCCGCCTTCACGGTGACGCTCGTCCGGTCGAGGCGTCCGGTGACGGCGATGTCGGCGGCGTCGAGCAGGATGCCCTGCAGGGAGTCGGCCCGGAGGGCGGGGGTGAAGCGCAGCGGCTCCGGCGGAGGCGGGACCGGGTCGGCGAGGAGGCGGCGCAGCCGTTCCTCGGCGTTGCGCACCCGGCTCGCCAGCGACTGCTGCACCCGGCCCCCGGCGCGGTCGTAGGCCATCTTGTTGCCGTCCTTCATCGGACGGCCGGGCGCCACCCGGCGGGCGGTCGTCGCGGCGGTCTCGCGGAGCCGGTCGACGTCGGCGCGCCACTGCTCGTGGGCCTGCGCCCAGCGCCGCCGGGCCGCCGCCTTCTCGGCGAGGTGACCGGCGTAGCCGTCGCCGTACCGGACGACGCGGCGCCGGTCGGCGTCGACCTCGAGCAGGCTCGTGGCGACGCGTTCGAGGAACGTCCGGTCGTGGGAGACCGCGACGGTGGTGCCGCGCCGGGTCCGCAGGTGCTCTTCGAGCCAGGTCAGCGCGTCGTCGTCGAGGTGGTTGGTGGGCTCGTCGAGCAGCAGCACCTCGGGTGCGGCGGCCAGCAGCGCGGCGAGCCGCAGCCTGACCCGCTCGCCGCCGGACAGGCCGCCCACCGTGCGGTCGCGGTCGACGAGCCCGAGGCCGAGCCCGTGCAGGGCGCGCTCCACGCGGGCGTCGGCGTCGTAGCCGCCGCGCAGCTCGAAGACCGTCAGGAGGTCGCCGTACTCGGCCATCGCCGACGCGTCGCCGCCGGCCATCGCGGCCTCCAGGCTGCGCATCCGCGTCTCGATCGCGCGGAGGTCGCCGAGGGCCCGGTCGATGACCTGCCGGACGGTCGCGTCCGGCGGCAGCCGCTCGTCCTGGGCGAGGTACCCGACGCCGCCGGTGGCCTGGACGACGACCTTGCCCTGGTCGGGCCGCTCGCGCCCGGCGAGCAGGCGCAGCAGGGTGCTCTTGCCGGAACCGTTCTCTCCGACGATTCCGGTGCGCTCGCCCGCGGCGAGCGAGCACGTCACCGAGTCAAGGACGAGGCGTCCGTCGAAGGACTTGGTGACGTCGAGGACGGTGATCTGGGTGGGCATGCGTGCGCTCCGAAGCATTCGAGGACGGGACGGCCCGCAGGGACCGCGTGACCGGGTGAACGCTTCGGATGAGCATCGGCGACTCCACTAGTGCGACGGCTGTAACATTAAGAGCGTGCCACAACACCGGTTCACGATCAAGCGGGTGATCGGCGGATGACCGCTTCGACCCCGGAGGCGGACGGCGCCCGGCGCCGTCCCGGCGGACGGACCGCCCGCATCCGCGCGCAGGTGCTCGCCGCCGTCCGCGCCGAACTGGGCGAACGCGGCTTCGACGGGCTCACCATGGAGGGCGTCGCCGCCCGCGCGGAAGTGCACCGCGCGACCGTGTACCGGCGCTGGGGCGACGTCGGCGGCCTGCTCGCCGACGTCCTCGACGCCGCGGGCGACGACGACTGGCGGCCCCCGGACACCGCGTCGCTGGAGGGCGACCTGACGGCCCTGAACCAGGAGATCCAGGACGGGATGGCCGCGCGGCCGCCGATCATGGCGGCCCTGATCGCCGCCTCGTTCCGCTCCGAGAAGGCCGCCGAGGCCCAGCGGCGGCTCTGGGAGGACCGGTACGCGCGCTGCGAGATCGTCGTCGACCGGGCCGTCCGGCGCGGCGAACTCCCGCCCGGCACCGACGCCCGGCGGCTGCTCGTCGCCGCCACCGCGCCCATGTACCACCACCTCGTCCTGCTCCGCACCCCGCACGACCCGGACCTGCCCCGCGACGCGGCCAGGACCGCCGCCCTCGCCGCGGCCGCCGGAGCCTTCGCCGACCGCCGCCGCTAGCCGCACCGGTCACAGCGTGGCCAGGAACTCCCGGACGGCACCGGCGAAGGCCACCGGGTCGTCGTCGTGCGCCCAGTGGCCGCAGCCGGGGAGTTCGCGCAGGACGGTCCCGGGCCTGCGGGCGGCCATCGCGCGGGCCGTCGCCGTGGGCAGCACGAAGCTCTCCGGGCCGTGGACCAGCAGGGCGGGGCACGACGACCCCAGCCAGTCGGCCCACCAGTCCCCGATCAGGGCCCGCTGCGACGCCACCATGTCGTCGTGGTCGAACAGCAGGCCCCAGCCGTCCGGACGCTCGACGGCGCTCTCCAGGAAGTACCCGGCGTCCGGCATCCCCCGCGCCTCGATGGCGCGGCGCAGCCCGTCCAGGGTGGCGGCCCGGCGGGGCCAGCCGCGGACGTCCAGGACGGGGTGCGGCACCTCGGGCGGCCGGTTGTCCGCGCCGCCCTCCTCGACGATCAGCGCCCGGACGAGTTCGGGATGCCGCGCGGCCAGCCGGAACGCGACGACCCCGCCCATCGAGTGCCCGAGGACGACCACCGGCCCGAGCCCGCGCCCCCGCAGGAACGCGGCGGCGTCCTCGACGTACTCGTCCGGTCCGTAGCCGTCGGCCCGGTCGCTGTGGCCGTGCCCGCGCTGTTCGAGGGCGATCACCCGGTACCCGGGCGCCAGCCGCGCGGCGAGCGGCGCGAAGCAGCGGGCGCGGCCGAAGTGCCCGTGCAGCGCCAGGACCGGCGTGCCCCCGTCCGGCCCGCCGTCCAGCCAGGCCAGCCGCAGCCCCCGGACGGTCGCGAACCTCTCGATCACCGTGGTCTCCCTTCGTCGTGGAGGAGGAGCGAGGTCGAAGCCGCGGCGCCGAGCGCGGCGGCGGTGACGGCTGCGGCGAGCACGAAGCCGCCCGTGTGGGAGCCGCCCGCCGGCAGGCCGCCGAGCACGGCGACCCCGAGCGCGCCGCCGAGCTTGAACGCGGTCTCGTTCACGGCCGCGACCGGCCCCGACCGTCCCGGCGGCGCCGCGCGCATCATCGCCGTGCTCGCGGCGTTGACCGTCGCGGCGTTGCCCGCCGCGAGCACCGCGAGCCCGGCGACCACGAACGCCGGTTCGTCCGCCCGCAGGCCCGCCGCCATCACCGCGGCCCCGGACGCCAGGACGACGAGGCCGCCGCTCGCCGTGCGCCGCACGCCGTACCGGGCGATCGAGCGCACCGCCAGGGGTGCCGCGCCCAGTTGAGCCCCGGCGACCGGCAGCAGCCACAGCGCCGCCTCCGCCGGGGAGTGCCCCCGCGTCTCCTGCAGGTACCGGGTGAGCAGGAACAGGACGCCCATCAGGGCGAAGAACCCGGTGCCCGCGGCGATCGCGGCGGGCCAGAACGTACGGCGGGCCACCATGCCGGGGTCGATGAGCGGACGGTCCGCGCGCCGCAGGTGCACCGCGAACGCGACCGCCGCGGCCGCCGCGGCCGCCGGCTCCGTACCCCGTCGCCGGGTCGAGCGGGCCCCGGTGCGGGGCCTGGACGAGCGTGTGGACCACGGCGACGAACATCCCGCCCGCGAGCACGGCGCCCCGGACGTCGACCGTCACCGCACGTCCGGGGAACGCGGGGACGACGGTCGCGATGGCCGCCCCGGCGACCAGCAGGACCGCGCCGTTCACCAGGAACACCGAACGCCAGCCGAAGTGCTCCGTGAGCAGGCCGCCCGCCGGCGGCCCCGCCACCACCCCCGCGCTCGCCGCCGCCCCCCACGCCGCGAGCGCCCTCGGCAGTTCGGGGCCCGGGAAGACGCCGCGCAGGACGGCCAGCGCGGACGGCGTGATCATCGCGTTGCCGATCCCCTGCAGCGCACGGGCGGCGATGAGCCCGCCGGGCGTCCGCGCGGCGGCCGCGAGCAGCGCGGCCACGGCGAACACGACGACCCCGGCGAGGAGCATCCGCCGTTCCCCGGCGCGTTCCGCGAGCGCCCCGGCGGCGACCAGCGTGGAGGCCAGCGCGAGGACCGTCGCCTCGGTGATCCACTGCGGCTCGGCGCCGTCCGCGCCGAGATCGGCGGTGATGGACGGCAGCGCGACCGTCACCGCCATCACGCTCGCGCTCATGACCAGCAGCGCCGCGCACAGCGCGCCCAGGACGTGCGGGCGGCGGGCGTGCCCGGCCGGGTTCATGGGACGACCTCCAGTGCGGAAGCCCGTAAAGATAACGATCGTTATGGACGTTGGCAAAACGATCGTCATGGAAATAGGATCGGCGACCGTGGCCCGACCCCGCGACCCGCAGCGCCGTGCCCGGCTCCTCGACGCGATCGTCGACTACCTCGCCGAGCACGGGATCGCCGGGCTCTCGATGCGCCCGCTCGCGAAGGCGCTCGGGCACAGCACGTACGTCCTGACCCACCACTTCGCGACCAAGGACGAACTGGTCGGCGCGGTGCTGGAACACTTGGACCGGCGCCAGAAGGACCGGCTCGAAGCGCTCCCCGCCCCGCCGGACGGCACGCGCCTCGGCGACGTCGTCCGGGCCTCCTGGGCCTGGCACCTCGCCGCCGACCTGCCGATGGTCCGGCTGCTGCACGAGATCGAGGGGCTGTCGGCCGCCGGACGGCTCACCGGCCCGTACGTCCCGAAGATGCTCGGCGACCGTGCCGGGTACGTCGCGGACGTCCTGCGCGCCCACGGCGTCCCCGACGACGTCGCCCTGCGCAACGCGACCCTGCTCAACGCCGCGTACGCCGGACTTCAGATCGACTACCTCACGACCGGGGACGAGGCCCGCGTCGAGGCCGCCCTGGACGAACTGGCCGCCCTGGCCGACTCGTGGACGACACCGGGGGCCGATCCGCGCCCGCCGGCCTGATGGTGAGGCCGCGCGGCCGGACGTTCCCGCCCACAGCGGGAGGACGGCCGCGGCGGCCGTGAGGAGCACGCCTCGGCGCGGCGGCGGCCGGAGGGGGCGCGACCGCCATGCAGTCCATGCGGCCCATGACGGCATGGCCGGTCCGGGGGCGCTCGCCGCGTGGGCAACCGGTCCGGGCGGGTCGGGATAGAGGAGGGGACAGCACCCCCCAGACGAAGAGGACACCCCATGAAGGGAAACCCCGGCCGATGGCCACGGTGAGTCCCGCACGGGACGAACGGGACAGGCGAGACGACGCGGGGATCGTCGCGGCGTCCCTCGACGATCCGGAGGCGTTCGGCGAGCTGTTCCGGCGGCACGGGCCGCGGATCCACGCGTACGTCCGGCGGCGGCTCGGGCCCGTCCTCGCGGACGACGTGGTCTCCGAGACGTTCGCGATCGCGTTCCGGCAGCGCGCGCGGTTCGATGGGCGCGCCGCGTTCGGCGCGTGGCTGTGGGGCATCGCGAGCAACCTGATCGCCCGGCATCACCGGCAGGAGACGCGGATGTACCGGGCGTTCGCCCGGACCGGCGTGGACCCGGCCGAGGACGGCGTCGCCGAGCGGGCGGCCGAGCGGGCGACGGCGGCGGCGCTCGGGCCCCGCATGGCGAAGGCGCTGGCGTCGCTGACCGTGAAGGAACGCGGCCCCCTGCTGCTGCTCGCGTGGGGCGAGATGTCGTACCCGGAGATCGCGGCGGCGCTGGATCTGCCGCTCGGCACCGTCAAGGCCCGCATTCACCGGGCCCGCAAGAAGCTTCGCAAGGTCCTTCCAGAGGAGAAGAACGATGGATGAGATCGACGCCCTGCGAGGGATGCGGACGGCACTCGCCGAGAAGGAGCACCCGGACGCGCTGGCCGCGCGCATCGACTGGCGGCGGGAGCCCGCGCCGCGCGCGCGGCGGCGGAGGCGGGTCGCGATCCCGCTGGTGAGCGTGGTCGCCGCGGGTGCGGCGGCGACGGCGGCGGTGGCGCTGGTGCCGGACGACGGCGGAGCCGGCGGAGGCGGTGAGGTGCGAGCGGAGCCGGGGAACGTGCTGCTCGTGGCGGCGCAGAACGCGGCAAAGGCCCCCTCGGGGCGGTACTGGCACACCGAGACGGTGCGCGGGGAAATCTTCGGGGTCGGAAAGAACGCGAAGAACCACTACAAGGTGGACGCGCGGCAGCGGATCATCCGGTGGACGGGCCCGGACGGCATGGTCAACTCGTCGAACGTGGACGAGGACGCTCGTCCGCTGACGGCCGAGGACGAGCGGAAGTGGCGTGCGGCGGGCGCGCCCGACCAGATCGAGGTGCCCAACCCCGACGGGAACACGCCTGCCCACATCTACATGGACGCGACGTTCGACACGCCGATGCCGTTCCCGCCGAGCCCGTACGAGGACGAGTTCGGGCTGACGGCGAAGGAGGTGGCCGAACTGCCCACCGACGCCGACGCGCTGCGGAACGTCCTGCTGGGGCTCGAGGGGAACTGGCACGCGTACACGTCCGACGACACCGGGAAGGAGCCGATCCGGGCGCTGGACGGCGCCGAGCGGACGCGGGCGCTGAGCGAGGTGGCGGGCACGCTGCTGTCGACGGCTCCGGCGCCGCCGAAGGTGCGGGCGGCGGCGTTCCGGATGCTCGCCGACCTACCGGGCGTCAAGGCCGGGGGCGAGGCGAAGGACCGGATGGGGCGCGAGGGGACCGTGGTCTCGCTGCCGCTGGAGACGACGATGCCGCTGGGGCTGTACACCGCCCCCAAGCAGCTCGGCACCTACACCCGGCAGTGGATCATCGACCCCGACAAGGGCGCCCTGCTGGCGATCCGGGATCTGGTCGCGACGCCGCCGAAGGGCAGCCGCCCCCTCCCGCCGGGCGACCTCGGGCAGCGGCGCAGCCTGGACGCCGAGGACATGCCCGACCGGTTCCACAAGCCGGGCGAGCTGGCCGGGTACCAGCTGTTCGCCGTGGC
The nucleotide sequence above comes from Actinomadura algeriensis. Encoded proteins:
- a CDS encoding RNA polymerase sigma factor → MATVSPARDERDRRDDAGIVAASLDDPEAFGELFRRHGPRIHAYVRRRLGPVLADDVVSETFAIAFRQRARFDGRAAFGAWLWGIASNLIARHHRQETRMYRAFARTGVDPAEDGVAERAAERATAAALGPRMAKALASLTVKERGPLLLLAWGEMSYPEIAAALDLPLGTVKARIHRARKKLRKVLPEEKNDG
- a CDS encoding TetR/AcrR family transcriptional regulator — translated: MTASTPEADGARRRPGGRTARIRAQVLAAVRAELGERGFDGLTMEGVAARAEVHRATVYRRWGDVGGLLADVLDAAGDDDWRPPDTASLEGDLTALNQEIQDGMAARPPIMAALIAASFRSEKAAEAQRRLWEDRYARCEIVVDRAVRRGELPPGTDARRLLVAATAPMYHHLVLLRTPHDPDLPRDAARTAALAAAAGAFADRRR
- a CDS encoding alpha/beta fold hydrolase, which translates into the protein MIERFATVRGLRLAWLDGGPDGGTPVLALHGHFGRARCFAPLAARLAPGYRVIALEQRGHGHSDRADGYGPDEYVEDAAAFLRGRGLGPVVVLGHSMGGVVAFRLAARHPELVRALIVEEGGADNRPPEVPHPVLDVRGWPRRAATLDGLRRAIEARGMPDAGYFLESAVERPDGWGLLFDHDDMVASQRALIGDWWADWLGSSCPALLVHGPESFVLPTATARAMAARRPGTVLRELPGCGHWAHDDDPVAFAGAVREFLATL
- a CDS encoding MFS transporter gives rise to the protein MHLRRADRPLIDPGMVARRTFWPAAIAAGTGFFALMGVLFLLTRYLQETRGHSPAEAALWLLPVAGAQLGAAPLAVRSIARYGVRRTASGGLVVLASGAAVMAAGLRADEPAFVVAGLAVLAAGNAATVNAASTAMMRAAPPGRSGPVAAVNETAFKLGGALGVAVLGGLPAGGSHTGGFVLAAAVTAAALGAAASTSLLLHDEGRPR
- a CDS encoding CU044_5270 family protein; translated protein: MDEIDALRGMRTALAEKEHPDALAARIDWRREPAPRARRRRRVAIPLVSVVAAGAAATAAVALVPDDGGAGGGGEVRAEPGNVLLVAAQNAAKAPSGRYWHTETVRGEIFGVGKNAKNHYKVDARQRIIRWTGPDGMVNSSNVDEDARPLTAEDERKWRAAGAPDQIEVPNPDGNTPAHIYMDATFDTPMPFPPSPYEDEFGLTAKEVAELPTDADALRNVLLGLEGNWHAYTSDDTGKEPIRALDGAERTRALSEVAGTLLSTAPAPPKVRAAAFRMLADLPGVKAGGEAKDRMGREGTVVSLPLETTMPLGLYTAPKQLGTYTRQWIIDPDKGALLAIRDLVATPPKGSRPLPPGDLGQRRSLDAEDMPDRFHKPGELAGYQLFAVAEWTDEQPK
- the abc-f gene encoding ribosomal protection-like ABC-F family protein; translation: MPTQITVLDVTKSFDGRLVLDSVTCSLAAGERTGIVGENGSGKSTLLRLLAGRERPDQGKVVVQATGGVGYLAQDERLPPDATVRQVIDRALGDLRAIETRMRSLEAAMAGGDASAMAEYGDLLTVFELRGGYDADARVERALHGLGLGLVDRDRTVGGLSGGERVRLRLAALLAAAPEVLLLDEPTNHLDDDALTWLEEHLRTRRGTTVAVSHDRTFLERVATSLLEVDADRRRVVRYGDGYAGHLAEKAAARRRWAQAHEQWRADVDRLRETAATTARRVAPGRPMKDGNKMAYDRAGGRVQQSLASRVRNAEERLRRLLADPVPPPPEPLRFTPALRADSLQGILLDAADIAVTGRLDRTSVTVKAGEHLLVTGANGAGKSTLLHVLAGRLVPDGGAVTRRGRIGHLPQDPRPGRPDETLLAAFARGRPGAPAEHADRLRSLGLFDAGLFTVPVGRLSTGQRQRLALARLLGEPSDVLLLDEPTNHLSPALVEDLETALAGYPGALVVVSHDRRLRRRWRGAHLAMGATMP
- a CDS encoding TetR/AcrR family transcriptional regulator, producing the protein MEIGSATVARPRDPQRRARLLDAIVDYLAEHGIAGLSMRPLAKALGHSTYVLTHHFATKDELVGAVLEHLDRRQKDRLEALPAPPDGTRLGDVVRASWAWHLAADLPMVRLLHEIEGLSAAGRLTGPYVPKMLGDRAGYVADVLRAHGVPDDVALRNATLLNAAYAGLQIDYLTTGDEARVEAALDELAALADSWTTPGADPRPPA